One bacterium DNA segment encodes these proteins:
- the zapA gene encoding cell division protein ZapA encodes MSVSRTVTLHGIRVPLRTELEDAELDAAVLMVRERMELVSRGATHREPAIVAALAALNLAGEMLRREEGAAPGSGALDVLSKRIEDHLRTGEDTGG; translated from the coding sequence ATGAGTGTCAGCCGCACGGTGACCCTGCACGGCATCCGGGTGCCCCTGCGCACGGAGCTGGAGGACGCGGAGCTCGATGCCGCCGTCCTCATGGTGCGGGAGCGCATGGAGCTGGTCTCCCGTGGCGCGACACATCGCGAGCCGGCCATCGTGGCGGCTTTGGCGGCCCTCAATCTGGCGGGGGAGATGCTCCGCCGGGAGGAGGGTGCGGCCCCCGGGTCCGGCGCCCTTGATGTACTCAGCAAGCGGATCGAAGACCATTTGAGGACGGGAGAAGACACCGGCGGGTGA
- a CDS encoding TIGR00282 family metallophosphoesterase, translated as MKATARILFVGDIVGEPGLQALDRELPGLLHDTGADLCVANVENAWEGKSINAEILKRVRAAGVQVMTGGNHSWDRFQIHGLLKSEPGLLRPLNYPPGLAGRGWTTHMAPGLPPLVVMNVQGRVFMAPIDCPFRRLDEELQAVEREVAARARPPLILVDMHAEASAEKAALALHVDGRVAAVTGTHTHVQSSDERILPKGTAFITDAGMTGCHEGVIGMKSEVALRRFLLQTPQKYESALGASVLEGVLFTLDTASGRAVAVERIRRPDFIRQAG; from the coding sequence GTGAAAGCGACGGCGCGCATCCTCTTCGTGGGCGACATCGTGGGCGAGCCGGGCCTGCAGGCCCTGGACCGCGAACTGCCCGGCCTGCTGCACGACACGGGGGCGGACCTCTGCGTCGCCAACGTCGAGAACGCCTGGGAAGGCAAGAGCATCAACGCGGAGATCCTCAAACGCGTGCGCGCCGCCGGCGTGCAGGTCATGACAGGTGGCAATCACAGCTGGGACCGCTTCCAGATCCACGGCCTGCTCAAGAGCGAGCCCGGCCTCCTGCGCCCCCTCAACTATCCGCCCGGCCTGGCCGGCCGGGGTTGGACCACCCACATGGCTCCTGGTCTGCCCCCCCTCGTCGTCATGAACGTGCAGGGCCGCGTCTTCATGGCGCCCATCGACTGCCCCTTCCGCCGCCTGGACGAGGAGCTGCAGGCGGTGGAGCGGGAGGTGGCCGCCCGCGCCCGGCCGCCCCTCATCCTGGTGGACATGCACGCCGAGGCGAGCGCCGAGAAGGCCGCCCTCGCCCTCCATGTGGACGGCCGCGTCGCCGCGGTGACGGGCACCCACACCCACGTGCAGAGTTCGGACGAGCGCATCCTGCCCAAAGGAACGGCCTTCATCACGGACGCCGGCATGACCGGCTGCCACGAGGGCGTCATCGGCATGAAGTCGGAGGTGGCCCTGCGCCGCTTCCTCCTGCAGACGCCGCAGAAGTACGAGTCGGCCCTGGGCGCCTCGGTGCTCGAGGGCGTCCTCTTCACCCTGGACACGGCCAGCGGCCGGGCCGTGGCCGTGGAGCGCATCCGCCGTCCGGACTTCATCCGCCAGGCCGGCTGA
- the pheT gene encoding phenylalanine--tRNA ligase subunit beta, with protein sequence MKISLSWLSDFIPVDRSAAGVEALVEQLTMLGFEVEGVQRIERGLEGVVAARIERVEPHPGADRLHLVTVDHGAEPLTLVCGAPNAVEGLTVPLARLGARLPGLDNQPLKKARIRGVESEGMLCSEVELGLSDDHSGLLVLDATRWRPGDPLARDFGLSEVVLDLEITQNRGDALSILGIARDLAALNGWQPARPALPAAPSTEGGPSLRVTIAPDCAGCPRYAARLMEGVAVGPSPRWLVDRLEAVGLRAINNVVDATNYVMWELGHPLHAFDWRRIQGGEIRVRFAAAGESFTTLDGVERELGPEHTLICDAARPVALGGIMGGLESGIAPDTTTILLECAAFDPVNIRMGARRAGLASDSSRRFERGVDPDDVAQVLDRACALIAHIAGGRTAGPLVEDHPRPRRPPLIRFRPGRCNAVLGLALSPDRMVRHLEALGAACALAGDGTVAVTPPSWRFDLEREIDLIEEVVRLEGYQEVAEATSARVLLGQRSNPRRELAGRARRAAINLGFRQVMSYSMVSPALLERTLPGRPALRIRNPLAEELSVLRTSLLPSLVATAVHNLNRRAESLRLFELDREFHPDPASETGCRECQHLALLLCGDRRPAGWQGPAEPFTFHDLRESVLALLKSLHLEGLRFLPYLGDVFSANSLALSSQGETLGVFGQLDPLVCEGLGTERPVFALDLDLEAVSRLAPGVPRYQPFSRQPSVLRDLNLVSEAGVSAGELAETLLETGRPLLRHVQVQDIYQGPGVPAGSLSRTFRLRFNDAERSLTDAELDPLVARLLERVAARHGARLRS encoded by the coding sequence CCCGGCGCCGACCGCCTGCATCTGGTCACGGTGGACCACGGCGCGGAGCCGCTCACCTTGGTCTGCGGCGCCCCCAACGCGGTGGAGGGCCTGACCGTGCCCCTGGCGCGGCTGGGCGCCCGCCTGCCCGGCCTGGACAATCAGCCGCTCAAGAAGGCGCGCATCCGCGGCGTGGAGAGCGAGGGCATGCTCTGCAGCGAAGTGGAGCTGGGCCTCTCCGACGATCACAGCGGCCTGCTCGTGCTGGACGCCACGCGCTGGCGGCCGGGCGATCCCCTGGCCCGCGACTTCGGCCTGAGCGAGGTGGTGCTGGACCTGGAGATCACCCAGAACCGCGGCGACGCCCTTTCCATCCTTGGCATCGCCCGCGACCTGGCCGCCCTCAACGGCTGGCAGCCGGCCCGTCCCGCCCTGCCCGCCGCACCCAGCACGGAGGGCGGACCCTCCCTGCGCGTGACCATCGCGCCGGACTGCGCGGGCTGCCCGCGCTACGCCGCCCGCCTGATGGAGGGCGTCGCGGTCGGACCCAGCCCGCGCTGGCTGGTGGATCGCCTGGAGGCGGTGGGCCTGCGCGCCATCAACAACGTGGTGGACGCCACCAACTATGTGATGTGGGAACTGGGCCACCCGCTCCACGCCTTCGACTGGCGGCGCATCCAGGGCGGCGAGATCCGCGTGCGCTTCGCCGCCGCCGGCGAGTCCTTCACCACCCTGGACGGGGTGGAGCGGGAGCTGGGGCCGGAGCACACCCTCATCTGCGACGCCGCCCGGCCGGTGGCGCTGGGCGGGATCATGGGCGGGCTGGAGTCCGGCATCGCGCCCGACACGACGACCATCCTGCTCGAGTGCGCGGCCTTCGACCCCGTCAACATCCGCATGGGGGCCCGCCGGGCCGGCCTTGCCTCCGACTCCAGCCGCCGCTTCGAGCGTGGCGTCGATCCGGACGACGTGGCGCAGGTGCTGGACCGGGCCTGCGCTCTCATCGCCCACATCGCTGGTGGCCGCACGGCCGGTCCCCTCGTCGAGGACCATCCGCGTCCGCGCCGACCGCCGCTCATCCGCTTCCGGCCCGGGCGCTGCAACGCCGTGCTGGGGCTTGCCCTCTCTCCTGACCGCATGGTGCGCCACCTGGAGGCGCTGGGCGCCGCCTGCGCCCTGGCGGGCGACGGCACGGTGGCGGTGACCCCCCCCAGCTGGCGCTTCGACCTGGAGCGGGAGATCGACCTGATCGAGGAGGTGGTCCGCCTGGAGGGCTACCAGGAAGTAGCGGAGGCGACCAGCGCCCGCGTCCTGCTGGGCCAGCGCTCCAATCCGCGGCGCGAGCTGGCCGGCCGTGCGCGCCGGGCGGCGATCAACCTGGGCTTCCGCCAGGTGATGAGCTACAGCATGGTCAGTCCGGCCCTGCTGGAGCGCACCCTGCCGGGGCGCCCCGCCCTCCGCATCCGCAATCCCCTGGCCGAGGAGCTGTCCGTCCTGCGCACCAGTCTCCTGCCCAGCCTGGTGGCGACGGCGGTCCACAACCTCAACCGGCGCGCCGAGAGTCTGCGCCTCTTCGAGCTGGACCGCGAGTTCCACCCGGACCCGGCCAGCGAGACCGGCTGCCGGGAGTGCCAGCACCTGGCCCTCCTGCTGTGCGGCGATCGTCGGCCGGCGGGCTGGCAGGGTCCGGCCGAGCCCTTCACCTTCCACGATCTGCGCGAGTCCGTCCTGGCGCTTCTGAAGTCGCTTCACCTTGAAGGGCTTCGCTTTCTTCCCTACCTTGGCGACGTCTTCTCCGCCAATTCCCTGGCCCTTTCCAGCCAGGGGGAAACGCTTGGCGTGTTCGGCCAACTGGACCCTTTGGTCTGCGAAGGACTGGGAACGGAACGGCCGGTGTTCGCGCTGGATCTGGATCTGGAGGCGGTGTCCCGCCTCGCGCCGGGAGTCCCGCGCTACCAGCCCTTCTCCCGGCAGCCCTCCGTCCTGCGCGACCTCAATCTGGTCAGCGAGGCCGGAGTGTCGGCGGGGGAGCTGGCCGAGACGCTGCTGGAGACGGGCCGGCCCCTGCTTCGCCACGTGCAGGTGCAGGACATCTACCAAGGGCCGGGCGTGCCGGCGGGCAGCCTCAGCCGCACCTTCCGCCTGCGCTTCAACGACGCGGAGCGCAGCCTGACGGACGCGGAGCTTGATCCACTGGTGGCGCGCCTGTTGGAGCGGGTGGCCGCCCGACACGGGGCCCGGCTGCGGAGCTAG
- the rny gene encoding ribonuclease Y: MTFLPALLVGILALALGLYAGFRLAMRGANSHYQLRLREAEDLLRGARSEAETLAHEARLEAEETLARELDRLEEKKQQREEQLKEREIQLREKELTVEKKRELLSGKELDLKHREQLMESQSERLEKARRRAEEIVEQQNEKLESIARLTTEEARAQLFHNLEHKVQSEAAQHFNEIREQARLYASQEARRILVSAMERTAVEHSAQSTVTVFELPSDEIKGRIIGREGRNIRSFEAVTGVELLVDDTPRTVLLSSFDPMRREIARIALASLINDGRIHPARIEEVVERVREDMAQTILQIGEQAMLDLGVHGLQQELIRHLGLLNYKNVQGQNLLAHSKEVASIAGILAAELHVDSRRVRRAGLLHDIGQAVDGYTEQDSCQLGADLVRKYGEKPDIEEAIRFQEADAGTRSLMATLIHVANKVSLSRPGIRGEHMGRYIQRLCQIEEVARGIAGVDNAYVLQAGRELRVVVNPAEVPEDQLDLLSTEIAEEIQRRVIYPGQIRVTTVREFRSVGVAK; encoded by the coding sequence ATGACTTTCCTGCCTGCACTGCTTGTCGGCATCCTGGCCCTGGCGCTGGGTCTCTATGCCGGTTTCCGCTTGGCCATGCGCGGCGCCAACTCCCATTATCAGCTTCGGCTGCGCGAGGCGGAGGACCTCCTGCGCGGCGCCCGCAGCGAGGCCGAGACCCTGGCCCACGAGGCGCGGCTCGAGGCGGAGGAGACCCTGGCGCGGGAACTGGACCGCCTGGAGGAGAAGAAGCAGCAGCGCGAGGAGCAGCTCAAGGAGCGCGAGATCCAATTGCGCGAGAAGGAGCTGACCGTCGAGAAGAAGCGCGAGCTGCTCAGCGGCAAGGAGCTGGACCTCAAGCACCGCGAACAGCTGATGGAGAGCCAGAGCGAGCGGCTGGAGAAGGCGCGGCGCCGGGCCGAGGAGATCGTCGAGCAGCAGAATGAGAAGCTGGAGAGTATCGCCCGCCTGACCACCGAGGAGGCCCGCGCCCAGCTCTTCCACAACCTGGAGCACAAGGTCCAGTCGGAGGCGGCCCAGCACTTCAACGAGATCCGCGAGCAGGCCCGCCTCTACGCCTCCCAGGAGGCCCGGCGCATCCTGGTCAGCGCCATGGAGCGGACGGCCGTGGAGCACAGCGCCCAGTCCACCGTCACCGTCTTCGAGCTTCCCTCCGACGAGATCAAGGGCCGCATCATCGGCCGCGAAGGACGCAACATCCGCTCCTTCGAGGCGGTCACCGGCGTGGAGCTGCTGGTGGACGACACGCCGCGCACCGTCCTCCTCTCCAGTTTCGACCCCATGCGGCGGGAGATCGCCCGCATCGCCCTCGCCAGCCTCATCAACGACGGCCGCATCCATCCCGCCCGCATCGAGGAGGTGGTGGAGCGGGTGCGGGAGGACATGGCGCAGACCATCCTCCAGATCGGCGAGCAGGCCATGCTGGATCTGGGCGTGCACGGCCTGCAGCAGGAGTTGATCCGCCACCTGGGCCTGCTCAACTACAAGAACGTCCAGGGACAGAACCTGTTGGCCCATTCCAAGGAGGTGGCCAGCATCGCCGGCATCCTGGCCGCCGAGCTGCACGTGGACAGCCGGCGGGTGCGGCGGGCCGGCCTCCTGCACGACATCGGCCAGGCGGTGGACGGCTACACGGAGCAGGACAGCTGCCAGCTGGGGGCCGACTTGGTGCGCAAGTACGGCGAGAAGCCGGACATCGAGGAGGCGATCCGCTTCCAGGAGGCCGATGCCGGCACACGCAGCCTGATGGCCACCCTCATCCACGTGGCCAACAAAGTCTCCCTCAGCCGGCCCGGCATCCGCGGCGAACACATGGGCCGCTACATCCAGCGGCTGTGCCAGATCGAGGAGGTGGCCCGCGGCATCGCCGGCGTGGACAACGCCTACGTCCTCCAGGCTGGCCGCGAGCTGCGCGTGGTGGTCAATCCGGCCGAGGTGCCGGAGGACCAGCTGGACCTCCTCTCGACGGAGATCGCCGAGGAGATCCAGCGCCGCGTCATTTATCCGGGCCAGATCCGCGTGACCACGGTGCGGGAGTTCCGCAGCGTGGGCGTGGCCAAGTAG